In Coleofasciculus sp. FACHB-T130, a single window of DNA contains:
- a CDS encoding ABC transporter ATP-binding protein, which produces MNADKSRESGDGQEKFTLLELKNIFVNYGGIQALNDISLTVNNGEVVTLIGANGAGKSTTLRAISKIINPRIGSIIYSGRNITHRQPHEVVRLGIAHSPEGRRVLARQTVFDNLELGAYIHSNQDVVRADINRQFEMFPRLKERRNQLAGTLSGGEQQMLAIARALMSRPKLLLLDEPSLGLAPTIVREIFSIIQNLRDTGVTILLVEQNANLALEISDRGYVLEAGCITLTGKSSDLLKDERVMKAYLG; this is translated from the coding sequence ATGAACGCTGATAAATCCAGAGAATCAGGTGATGGGCAAGAAAAGTTTACCCTGCTTGAGCTTAAAAATATTTTTGTTAATTATGGTGGAATTCAGGCTTTAAACGATATTAGTTTGACTGTCAATAACGGCGAGGTTGTCACTCTTATTGGTGCCAACGGCGCTGGAAAAAGTACAACCCTACGCGCTATCTCTAAGATAATCAATCCCCGAATTGGTAGCATTATTTACAGCGGTCGCAATATTACTCATCGCCAACCTCATGAAGTAGTGCGGCTAGGAATTGCTCATTCTCCGGAAGGACGTAGAGTATTAGCACGACAAACTGTTTTTGATAACTTAGAATTGGGTGCTTATATCCACTCCAATCAGGACGTCGTGAGGGCTGATATTAATCGTCAATTTGAGATGTTTCCACGTCTGAAAGAACGTCGCAATCAACTTGCTGGGACACTCAGCGGTGGCGAACAGCAAATGTTAGCGATCGCTCGTGCTTTGATGAGCCGTCCAAAACTGTTACTATTAGATGAGCCAAGCTTGGGTCTTGCCCCTACAATTGTCAGAGAAATTTTTTCCATTATTCAAAATCTCCGCGATACAGGGGTAACTATCCTTTTAGTTGAGCAAAACGCTAATCTGGCTCTAGAAATTTCTGATAGAGGATATGTACTTGAAGCTGGTTGTATCACCTTGACAGGAAAATCTTCTGACTTGCTTA
- a CDS encoding branched-chain amino acid ABC transporter permease — translation MSDFLNTYGSLIVSMVLGALLGLSLYLPLMTGQLSLASPGFYALGGYIAAILSTQVFRVSGGLFPIPLLLLEMLVAGIVSGILGVMVGIPALRLRGIYLAIATIAFVEVLRVLSLNLDITGGAVGIFGIPQPFQTPIEYLWIAFPLLIISMVLLYRLERIRAGRAFTAIREDELAAGAMGINPTYYKVLAFTLGAILAGIAGAVSAHFLNTWNARQGTFDASIVYLTSVLIGGTRTFVGPVLGGMVFTALPEILRGIADTSGLPTWLAGFLRDGRLIIFGFLIVVGTIFFPQGLVTPELFKRKMKNKA, via the coding sequence ATGAGTGATTTTTTGAACACTTATGGATCGCTGATCGTTTCTATGGTGTTGGGGGCACTACTAGGATTGTCGTTGTACCTACCGCTGATGACTGGACAGTTATCTCTAGCTAGTCCTGGTTTTTATGCGCTGGGCGGATATATTGCAGCGATTCTATCTACCCAGGTATTTCGCGTTAGTGGCGGTTTATTCCCGATTCCGCTGCTGTTATTGGAGATGCTGGTTGCTGGTATAGTCTCTGGCATATTGGGCGTTATGGTGGGGATTCCGGCGCTGCGGTTGCGGGGGATCTATTTAGCGATCGCTACCATTGCCTTTGTAGAAGTTTTGCGCGTCCTATCGCTAAATTTGGATATTACTGGCGGCGCTGTCGGTATTTTTGGCATCCCCCAACCTTTCCAAACCCCTATCGAGTATTTGTGGATAGCGTTTCCTTTACTAATTATTAGTATGGTATTGCTTTATCGACTTGAACGAATTCGGGCAGGAAGGGCATTTACAGCTATTCGAGAAGATGAATTAGCCGCGGGGGCGATGGGAATCAATCCAACTTACTACAAAGTTCTAGCTTTTACCCTGGGCGCGATTTTGGCAGGAATCGCTGGGGCAGTTAGCGCCCATTTTCTTAATACCTGGAACGCCCGCCAAGGCACCTTTGATGCCAGTATTGTTTATTTAACTTCTGTCTTAATTGGTGGAACTAGAACTTTTGTAGGACCTGTATTGGGTGGTATGGTATTTACAGCTTTGCCGGAAATATTAAGGGGAATTGCAGATACTAGCGGTTTACCTACCTGGTTAGCAGGATTCCTCCGAGATGGTCGCTTGATTATTTTTGGGTTCCTAATAGTTGTGGGAACGATATTTTTCCCACAAGGCTTGGTGACGCCAGAATTGTTTAAGAGAAAAATGAAGAATAAAGCATGA
- a CDS encoding ABC transporter ATP-binding protein, whose amino-acid sequence MKDEISPLKLDTLPCLEAKALMRQFGGLVAVNNVSFTVHKNEIFGLIGPNGAGKTTLFNLMTGLIRPSSGQLVYQGEEISQRPPHQIAAKGIARTFQNIRLFGNLSALENVMIARHIHNKGANILSTLLTGLLSLPSASRREQLNKQKAIALLDMVGLSDRAQEKARNFPYGDQRRLEIARALALEPQILLLDEPAAGMNPSEKHQLSEFIREIRQQFNLTIILIEHHVPLVMGLCDRIAVLNFGKLIALGEPSVIRNDPSVIEAYLGNE is encoded by the coding sequence ATGAAGGATGAAATTTCACCTTTAAAACTTGACACTTTGCCCTGTCTGGAAGCAAAAGCACTAATGCGCCAGTTTGGTGGCTTAGTAGCGGTGAATAATGTATCTTTCACGGTTCATAAAAATGAGATTTTTGGTTTAATTGGCCCCAATGGTGCTGGTAAAACTACACTATTTAATCTGATGACTGGGTTAATCCGGCCTTCCAGCGGGCAATTAGTCTATCAAGGCGAGGAAATTTCCCAGCGCCCTCCCCATCAAATCGCTGCTAAAGGTATCGCCAGAACTTTTCAAAATATTCGCTTATTTGGTAATCTTTCGGCTCTGGAAAATGTGATGATTGCGCGGCATATTCATAATAAGGGCGCTAATATTCTATCTACTCTGTTAACTGGGCTGTTGAGTTTACCATCAGCGTCTAGGCGAGAACAGTTAAATAAACAAAAAGCGATCGCGTTACTGGATATGGTGGGATTAAGCGATCGCGCCCAAGAAAAAGCTCGAAATTTTCCCTATGGAGATCAGCGTCGCTTAGAAATTGCCAGGGCGCTAGCGTTAGAACCGCAAATTCTATTGTTAGATGAGCCTGCGGCTGGCATGAATCCTAGCGAAAAACACCAATTAAGCGAATTTATCCGAGAAATCCGCCAACAGTTTAACTTGACGATAATCTTGATTGAACATCACGTGCCGCTGGTAATGGGATTATGCGATCGCATTGCCGTGTTAAATTTTGGTAAGTTGATTGCTTTGGGCGAACCATCGGTTATCAGAAACGATCCGTCTGTCATTGAAGCTTATTTGGGAAATGAATGA